A genomic stretch from Candidatus Bathyanammoxibius amoris includes:
- a CDS encoding ADP-ribosylglycohydrolase family protein codes for MVTDSIETEDRFIGSVLGVAIGDAMGMPFEGWSPDKIREHWKDKVFLSASPRRGLGPGQYTDDTHMTICHLKSLIDSGGLEPEDAARKFLEWFDSGDLRGIGAATALSMKRLKQGRSWQKSGATGEYAAGNGGAMRIAPVGLFYYNDISALKESVRQAVVITHDNTEAVAGATAVAYIVARAAKGDLDLDLDTLITDTREFIGDSTVSENLARAEALLKDNATNEKALQVLGTSGYVVETVASAVFCFLSSPRDFKSTVVNAVLGGLDTDTTAAVAGSMSGAFNGKDGIPRDWVDGVEDDERLTSMARKLYKVSRKNQ; via the coding sequence ATGGTGACTGATTCCATCGAAACAGAAGACAGGTTTATCGGTTCCGTACTGGGGGTGGCCATTGGCGATGCCATGGGGATGCCCTTCGAAGGCTGGTCCCCTGACAAGATAAGGGAGCACTGGAAGGATAAGGTCTTCCTGTCGGCATCACCGCGCAGGGGGCTGGGACCCGGCCAGTATACAGACGACACGCACATGACCATCTGCCACCTGAAGAGCCTTATAGATTCGGGTGGGTTAGAGCCGGAGGACGCCGCGCGAAAATTCCTTGAGTGGTTTGATTCGGGTGACCTCAGGGGAATAGGCGCGGCTACCGCGTTGTCAATGAAAAGACTGAAACAGGGCCGCTCCTGGCAGAAAAGCGGGGCAACGGGGGAGTACGCCGCGGGCAACGGCGGTGCCATGAGAATCGCCCCGGTGGGGCTGTTTTACTATAACGATATATCCGCACTGAAAGAGTCTGTCCGGCAGGCAGTAGTGATAACACATGATAACACGGAGGCCGTGGCCGGCGCGACGGCGGTGGCCTATATCGTGGCAAGGGCGGCCAAAGGGGACCTTGACCTTGACCTGGACACCCTTATAACTGACACAAGGGAATTTATCGGGGACTCAACAGTATCAGAAAACCTGGCCAGGGCGGAGGCACTCTTAAAGGATAATGCCACTAACGAAAAGGCGCTGCAGGTGCTGGGCACGTCCGGCTATGTTGTGGAGACCGTGGCAAGCGCGGTGTTTTGTTTCCTGTCCTCACCCCGCGATTTCAAGAGCACAGTGGTTAATGCCGTCCTGGGTGGACTGGACACCGACACAACTGCCGCCGTTGCCGGCAGCATGAGCGGGGCCTTTAACGGAAAGGACGGGATCCCCCGGGACTGGGTCGATGGTGTTGAGGACGACGAGCGGCTTACTTCTATGGCCAGGAAACTCTATAAGGTCTCCAGAAAAAACCAGTGA
- the cobM gene encoding precorrin-4 C(11)-methyltransferase has translation MKVYFIGAGPGDPELLTVRGKKILGKVGYCLYAGSLVNEEILGYTGPGARHYNTHGMGLEEQLKVIKEAQERDEDVARLHTGDPSIYGAIQEQMKALDDMGIAYEVVPGVSSFVAAAASLKQELTLPGVSQTVIITRVEGETPVPAKESLKVLAQSKSTLCIFLSAGHVEKIVEELLPSYGPDCPVAVVYKSTWKEEKIVRTSLSRLAEDVEREGIKKTALIIVGEVLSRDFERSRVYQSP, from the coding sequence ATGAAGGTCTACTTTATAGGCGCTGGCCCCGGAGACCCTGAACTGCTCACCGTGAGGGGGAAAAAGATACTTGGCAAGGTCGGCTATTGCCTCTACGCGGGCTCCCTGGTTAATGAAGAGATATTAGGGTACACAGGGCCGGGCGCGAGGCACTATAACACACACGGCATGGGCCTCGAGGAGCAGCTAAAGGTGATAAAGGAGGCGCAGGAAAGGGACGAGGACGTAGCCCGGCTGCACACGGGTGACCCGTCTATTTACGGGGCCATCCAGGAACAGATGAAGGCGCTGGACGATATGGGTATTGCTTATGAGGTGGTGCCGGGGGTCAGCTCCTTTGTGGCCGCGGCAGCCAGCCTGAAACAGGAGTTAACACTCCCCGGTGTCTCGCAGACCGTAATTATTACCAGGGTGGAGGGTGAGACACCCGTGCCTGCAAAGGAATCCCTTAAAGTGCTCGCGCAGTCAAAGTCCACACTGTGTATCTTCTTGAGCGCAGGCCACGTAGAAAAAATAGTTGAAGAACTCCTCCCGTCATATGGCCCGGACTGCCCCGTCGCCGTGGTCTATAAATCCACGTGGAAGGAAGAAAAGATAGTGCGCACCTCTCTTTCAAGGCTGGCGGAAGACGTAGAACGTGAAGGCATAAAAAAGACGGCCCTCATCATAGTCGGGGAAGTGCTGTCGAGGGACTTCGAGAGGTCCCGGGTCTACCAGTCCCCCTAA
- a CDS encoding efflux RND transporter periplasmic adaptor subunit — protein sequence MPNTKYFITTSSKLFQPGAIVLVIVFAIVLPAVAVGEKNGRVYPVEVFKAITQDIVYMEETTGSFYAEADVDIRSEVDGIVKEILFEEGSKVKKGKLLITIGDERYRFKEEEHKGRVREAEADLVLARKTLKRIKQLYEEGVVSGQEYDEAVSGVKLKEANLKATRAALSLAEDELGDTRIYAPISGTVSKKFIDVGEYVSEGNTDLLNIVDINPIKLEFTVPAKYYSYVKTGQEVSVSVEAYPGEEFVGTVYYINPKTVVETRRFQCYAKIPNPDDRLIPGFFVLVKLPVALHPDAVVVLEEALLSEEGIRYCFVVEDGRAVKVVVTPGIRLKGGMVEILKGLKAGDSVVVRGQYVLSAGDSVEPKPFKANEGA from the coding sequence ATGCCGAATACCAAATATTTCATTACAACTTCGAGCAAATTATTCCAACCGGGCGCAATAGTGCTTGTGATTGTCTTTGCCATAGTTCTGCCGGCTGTGGCCGTGGGGGAAAAGAACGGAAGAGTATACCCTGTAGAGGTGTTTAAGGCGATAACACAGGACATAGTATATATGGAAGAGACAACGGGGTCGTTTTACGCCGAGGCCGACGTGGACATACGGAGCGAGGTGGACGGAATTGTAAAGGAAATACTCTTTGAAGAAGGCAGCAAGGTAAAGAAGGGCAAACTCCTCATTACGATTGGGGACGAGAGGTACCGTTTTAAGGAAGAGGAGCACAAGGGCAGGGTCCGGGAGGCGGAAGCAGACCTGGTACTGGCCAGAAAGACGCTTAAAAGGATAAAACAGCTCTATGAGGAAGGGGTCGTATCCGGCCAGGAATATGACGAGGCGGTTAGCGGCGTGAAGCTAAAAGAGGCCAACCTGAAAGCCACCCGTGCAGCCCTTTCCCTGGCGGAAGACGAGCTTGGCGATACCAGAATTTATGCCCCGATATCCGGAACAGTGAGCAAGAAGTTTATTGACGTCGGAGAATACGTTAGCGAGGGTAATACCGACCTGCTGAACATAGTGGACATCAATCCCATAAAACTCGAGTTTACCGTCCCCGCAAAATACTACTCTTATGTGAAGACCGGTCAGGAGGTAAGCGTTTCTGTAGAGGCCTATCCCGGTGAAGAATTTGTGGGCACGGTATATTATATCAATCCCAAGACCGTAGTAGAGACAAGACGGTTTCAATGTTACGCAAAGATACCGAATCCCGACGACAGGCTGATTCCGGGGTTTTTTGTACTTGTCAAGCTGCCGGTTGCCTTACATCCGGACGCGGTGGTGGTCCTGGAGGAGGCCCTGCTCAGTGAGGAGGGCATCAGATATTGCTTTGTGGTGGAGGACGGGCGCGCCGTAAAGGTCGTTGTTACTCCCGGAATCAGGTTAAAAGGGGGTATGGTGGAAATATTAAAGGGGCTGAAGGCCGGTGACAGTGTGGTAGTAAGGGGGCAGTATGTGTTGTCTGC